The following proteins are co-located in the Luteolibacter rhizosphaerae genome:
- a CDS encoding four helix bundle protein gives MNASINDLEIYRESMSLAEVIWDSVGSWPLFAKDTLGKQIVRSADSIAANLAEGYGRYHFKENQKFCYYSRGSLQETQTWIEKAVRRNLIPDEAGRALYREFDLLKKRLNAYIRSIGPVESDTSDR, from the coding sequence ATGAATGCTTCGATCAACGATCTCGAAATCTACCGCGAGTCAATGAGTCTCGCGGAGGTGATTTGGGATTCAGTTGGATCCTGGCCTCTGTTCGCGAAGGATACCCTCGGTAAGCAGATTGTGAGATCTGCAGACTCGATCGCCGCAAATCTTGCCGAAGGTTATGGCCGCTATCATTTCAAAGAGAACCAGAAGTTCTGCTATTATTCCCGCGGTTCTTTGCAAGAAACCCAAACATGGATCGAGAAGGCCGTTAGACGCAATCTCATTCCCGATGAAGCGGGTCGTGCCCTCTATCGAGAGTTCGATTTACTGAAGAAGCGACTCAACGCCTACATCCGCTCAATTGGCCCGGTCGAGTCTGACACGAGTGACCGCTGA
- the gyrA gene encoding DNA gyrase subunit A — protein MSQDSIKPINVAEELSNSFLEYSMSVIISRALPDVRDGLKPSQRRVLYAMRQLGVTPGKAHVKCAKIVGETMGNYHPHGDQSIYSTLVNMGQPWSMREMLVDGQGNFGSVEGDAAASMRYTEARLHPLGMAMMEDLDKDTVDFQPNYDGSQEEPSVLPSAFPNFLVNGGTGIAVGMATNLAPHNLGEVIEGICAQIDNPDITLPELMGYIKGPDFPVSCEIRGIRGIEEYFRTGRGSMRLRGKVEIEENEGGKSLIVIREVPYGVNRAVLQERIAELVNEKTLTGISGMRDLSDEETRIEIELKRDARPQVVIAQLFKLTALETSFSVNMLAIHKNRPKQLSLKEAIDAYIEHRREVVIRRTRYLLGKAEERAELLEAFLLALGHLDDFIKIIRDSKNRDEARERLAAYQFSTATAEGLGILIRSQPAVQGDRYVFSERQVNAILELRLYQLTGLERDKVKGEYDEVLATIKDLLDILAREERVLTIIKDELRAIGEKYATPRRCPILAEAGEIAMEELIANDAMIVTLSHRGYIKRTAASEYRLQGRGGKGLKGMETRATGKDEPDDFIEHLFSVQAHDYLLFFTNTGRVYVERVYDLPEGSRTAMGRSIKNVLDLKPEEKIAALLRLERATDENGNDVTFREDAGFVFFATRSGKVKKTALNDFRNYRKAGLTAIILEENNELIGVRLTSGSDEIVLVTHEGLSLRFHEDDTRSMGRASAGVMGIRPVEGDFVVGLALVTQGSTLLVASENGLGKRTSFEEYRKQTRGGKGIITMKVTDKTGPVVGAVTVTDADELMLMTSTGQSIRIRVNEIRETGRNAQGVKLLTLKEGEALQDIALVIPDGEDAPGEGSEGTEDATLEETDSPTSDE, from the coding sequence ATGTCTCAGGATTCCATCAAGCCCATCAACGTCGCCGAGGAACTCTCGAACTCCTTCCTGGAGTACTCGATGTCCGTGATTATCTCGCGGGCCCTTCCCGATGTCCGCGACGGCCTCAAGCCATCCCAGCGCCGCGTCCTTTACGCCATGCGCCAGCTCGGCGTGACGCCGGGCAAGGCCCACGTGAAGTGCGCCAAGATCGTCGGCGAGACGATGGGTAACTATCACCCGCACGGCGACCAATCGATCTACTCCACGCTGGTGAACATGGGCCAGCCTTGGTCGATGCGCGAGATGCTCGTGGATGGCCAGGGTAACTTCGGCTCGGTGGAAGGCGATGCCGCCGCATCCATGCGATACACCGAGGCCCGTCTTCATCCCCTCGGGATGGCGATGATGGAGGACCTCGACAAGGACACCGTCGACTTCCAGCCGAACTACGATGGCTCGCAGGAGGAGCCCTCCGTGCTGCCTTCCGCTTTTCCGAACTTCCTGGTCAACGGCGGCACCGGCATTGCGGTCGGTATGGCCACGAACCTTGCCCCGCACAACCTGGGCGAGGTGATCGAGGGCATCTGCGCCCAGATCGATAATCCGGACATCACCCTGCCGGAGCTGATGGGCTATATCAAAGGGCCGGACTTTCCCGTTTCCTGCGAGATCCGCGGTATTCGTGGTATCGAAGAATATTTCCGCACCGGTCGCGGCTCGATGCGTCTTCGCGGCAAGGTCGAGATCGAGGAGAACGAAGGTGGCAAGTCTCTGATCGTCATTCGTGAAGTGCCTTACGGCGTGAACCGCGCGGTGCTGCAGGAGCGCATCGCGGAGCTGGTGAACGAGAAGACGCTCACCGGCATCTCCGGCATGCGCGACCTCTCCGACGAGGAGACCCGCATCGAGATCGAGCTGAAGCGCGATGCCCGCCCTCAGGTGGTGATCGCCCAACTCTTCAAGCTCACCGCGCTGGAGACCTCCTTCAGCGTGAACATGCTGGCGATTCACAAGAACCGCCCGAAGCAGCTTTCGCTGAAGGAAGCGATCGATGCCTACATCGAGCACCGCCGGGAAGTCGTCATCCGCCGCACGCGATATCTGCTCGGCAAGGCGGAGGAGCGGGCCGAGCTGCTCGAGGCATTCCTGCTCGCCTTGGGTCACCTCGATGACTTCATCAAGATCATCCGCGATTCGAAGAATCGCGATGAAGCCCGCGAACGACTCGCGGCCTATCAGTTCAGCACGGCCACGGCCGAGGGGCTAGGAATCCTGATCCGCTCGCAGCCCGCGGTTCAGGGGGATCGCTACGTCTTCAGCGAGCGCCAGGTGAATGCCATCTTGGAACTCCGCCTCTATCAGCTCACCGGCTTGGAGCGCGACAAGGTCAAGGGTGAGTACGACGAGGTGCTCGCGACCATCAAGGACTTGCTCGATATCCTCGCCCGCGAGGAGCGCGTGCTCACCATCATCAAGGACGAGCTCCGTGCGATCGGTGAGAAGTACGCCACTCCTCGTAGATGCCCGATCTTGGCGGAAGCCGGTGAGATCGCGATGGAAGAGCTCATCGCGAACGATGCCATGATCGTTACCCTCTCGCATCGCGGCTACATCAAGCGCACCGCCGCTTCCGAGTACCGCCTGCAGGGACGCGGCGGCAAGGGCCTGAAGGGCATGGAGACCCGTGCCACCGGAAAGGACGAGCCCGACGACTTCATCGAGCATCTCTTTAGCGTTCAGGCGCACGACTACCTGCTGTTCTTCACGAATACCGGGCGCGTGTATGTCGAGCGGGTCTATGATCTTCCGGAAGGCTCCCGCACCGCGATGGGCCGCAGCATCAAAAACGTGCTCGACCTCAAGCCGGAAGAGAAGATCGCGGCCCTGCTCCGTCTGGAGCGCGCCACGGATGAGAATGGCAACGACGTCACTTTCCGCGAGGATGCCGGCTTTGTCTTCTTTGCGACCCGTAGCGGGAAGGTGAAGAAGACCGCTCTCAACGACTTCCGCAACTACCGCAAGGCAGGCCTTACCGCCATCATCCTGGAGGAGAACAACGAGCTCATTGGTGTCCGCCTTACCTCGGGATCGGATGAGATCGTCCTCGTCACCCACGAAGGCTTGAGCCTGCGTTTCCACGAGGACGATACCCGCTCGATGGGCCGGGCCTCGGCCGGCGTGATGGGCATCCGCCCGGTCGAGGGTGACTTCGTGGTCGGCCTCGCCCTCGTGACCCAAGGCTCCACGCTGCTGGTGGCTTCCGAGAACGGTCTCGGCAAGCGCACCTCATTCGAAGAGTACCGCAAGCAGACCCGCGGTGGTAAGGGCATCATCACCATGAAGGTGACTGACAAGACCGGCCCCGTGGTGGGCGCTGTCACGGTCACCGACGCGGATGAATTGATGCTCATGACCTCCACGGGTCAGAGCATCCGCATCCGGGTCAACGAGATCCGCGAAACCGGCCGCAATGCTCAAGGGGTTAAGTTGCTCACCTTGAAGGAGGGAGAGGCCCTTCAGGACATTGCGTTGGTGATCCCCGATGGCGAAGATGCCCCGGGCGAGGGATCGGAAGGGACTGAAGATGCCACTCTGGAAGAGACGGATTCTCCAACCTCAGACGAGTGA
- a CDS encoding DUF6288 domain-containing protein: MRSPRCLLFLPLLTAPLPGAPVETAPFESSSSWALPGGEKGVLLEKDKSTAVSVRVPQLTDKEKEVGGKWHGVLSVDVYGTLDGGKGSIELEALDPPSGEVFAKVSATANGPAPRAAWGVISSSEQQGAEAERAFDGDPNTDWHTRHGKEQPAPPHWIGLEFASPQRLEGLRYIPRLGGYANGVAKNYRLEIRKDGSEWETVAKGVTGKDVSDSRLPLLINLPAPQEVSAFRFVIESDWSGGGFGTAGELVPLGISLEKKSLPVAASSRAWLEIPDQLMGLLPGKTFGLRVRAGEGRAVVIGSPRFSRVHEKPGDKLFGRSNGGSGPDLLGAGLLGFDALTEHQQSVLTIMSVRGGSPASKAKLKEGDVILSAGEMPLPVNDLNPGWEWFQRSHEATLGRRSEAALKAGLRVLPLTVLREGLPVTVNVELPRSRSFTTMNPANDPEAAAMLKDMIGFLEESQKEDGSWSGDIIRTTFSSLALLATGEKKYRSRVKKAVEWSLEKYPKPDAYGNLGFWAGAYAGILYSEWHLLTGDKQVLPHLEALRDWAVKGKHNSVWNVPALGHGPSGLPYENKALVAPAVHLLVYESLAKRCGMKSGIWEMIMPYMEMAWSDPKEGGHGSLGYNRSYKDKEEFWSRSGMFAMAAHLRGERPDMSSAMIGFMEKNHPWIRNSHAYGEPGGSWGLLGLNLLKPEAYASVMKDYAWWFSLAWEPGYGLHFTQPHMGAPYMGEEDLINATYALVLQAPKRNLHLTGAHFSGR; the protein is encoded by the coding sequence ATGCGCTCGCCCCGTTGTCTCCTTTTCCTGCCGCTTTTGACGGCCCCGCTACCCGGCGCGCCGGTTGAAACGGCTCCTTTCGAGTCCTCTTCTTCTTGGGCTCTCCCCGGAGGGGAGAAGGGCGTGCTACTGGAAAAGGACAAGAGCACGGCGGTTTCCGTGAGGGTCCCGCAGCTCACCGACAAGGAGAAGGAAGTCGGTGGCAAATGGCATGGCGTCCTTTCGGTGGATGTGTACGGGACCTTGGATGGAGGGAAGGGGAGCATCGAACTGGAAGCTCTGGATCCGCCGAGTGGCGAGGTTTTCGCGAAGGTCAGCGCGACCGCGAATGGCCCGGCGCCTCGGGCTGCGTGGGGGGTGATATCCTCCTCGGAGCAGCAGGGAGCGGAGGCGGAGCGTGCCTTCGATGGCGATCCGAATACCGATTGGCACACCCGCCACGGCAAGGAACAGCCTGCGCCGCCTCACTGGATCGGGCTCGAGTTTGCCAGCCCGCAGCGGCTGGAAGGCCTCCGCTACATTCCTCGTCTCGGCGGCTACGCCAATGGTGTCGCCAAGAACTACCGCCTCGAGATCCGCAAGGACGGCTCGGAATGGGAAACGGTAGCGAAGGGCGTGACCGGCAAGGATGTGTCGGATTCCCGGCTCCCGCTCCTGATCAATCTCCCTGCTCCCCAAGAGGTGAGCGCCTTCCGCTTCGTGATCGAGAGCGATTGGAGCGGCGGCGGCTTCGGCACTGCCGGAGAGCTGGTTCCGCTGGGCATCAGCCTGGAAAAGAAGTCGCTGCCGGTGGCGGCATCATCCCGTGCATGGTTGGAGATTCCGGACCAGTTGATGGGGCTGCTGCCCGGCAAGACCTTCGGTCTGCGCGTGCGGGCAGGGGAGGGTAGGGCCGTGGTCATCGGTAGCCCCCGCTTCAGCCGCGTGCACGAGAAGCCCGGTGACAAGCTCTTCGGTCGCTCGAACGGAGGCAGCGGTCCGGATCTGTTAGGGGCCGGCTTGCTCGGCTTCGATGCGCTCACCGAGCACCAGCAATCCGTGCTCACCATCATGTCGGTGCGCGGCGGCAGCCCGGCCTCGAAAGCCAAGCTTAAGGAGGGTGATGTGATCCTCTCCGCAGGGGAGATGCCTCTGCCTGTCAATGATCTCAATCCCGGCTGGGAGTGGTTCCAGCGTAGTCATGAGGCCACCTTGGGTCGCAGATCGGAGGCGGCCCTGAAGGCTGGCTTGAGGGTGCTCCCGCTCACGGTGCTCCGCGAGGGCCTGCCGGTGACGGTGAATGTGGAGCTGCCTCGCAGCCGCTCCTTCACCACCATGAATCCCGCGAACGATCCGGAGGCGGCGGCGATGCTGAAGGACATGATCGGCTTCCTTGAGGAATCGCAGAAGGAGGATGGTTCGTGGTCGGGAGATATCATCCGCACAACCTTCTCCTCACTCGCTCTGCTGGCGACAGGTGAGAAGAAGTATCGCAGCCGCGTGAAGAAGGCGGTGGAATGGTCGCTCGAGAAGTATCCGAAACCCGATGCCTATGGAAACCTCGGCTTCTGGGCCGGCGCCTATGCCGGGATTCTTTACAGCGAGTGGCATCTGCTTACCGGCGACAAGCAGGTGCTGCCACACCTCGAGGCCCTGCGTGATTGGGCGGTGAAGGGGAAGCATAACTCGGTGTGGAATGTTCCGGCGCTCGGTCATGGTCCGAGCGGCCTGCCTTACGAGAACAAGGCTCTGGTTGCACCTGCGGTGCATCTGCTGGTTTATGAATCGCTCGCCAAGCGCTGCGGGATGAAGTCGGGCATCTGGGAGATGATCATGCCCTACATGGAGATGGCTTGGTCGGATCCGAAAGAAGGCGGCCATGGCTCGCTCGGCTACAATCGCTCCTACAAGGACAAGGAAGAGTTCTGGTCACGCAGCGGCATGTTCGCCATGGCGGCGCATCTCCGCGGTGAGCGGCCGGACATGAGCAGCGCGATGATCGGCTTCATGGAGAAGAATCATCCGTGGATCCGCAATAGCCATGCCTATGGCGAGCCCGGCGGCTCATGGGGCCTCCTCGGCCTGAATCTCCTGAAGCCCGAGGCCTATGCCAGCGTGATGAAGGACTACGCATGGTGGTTCTCCTTGGCATGGGAGCCGGGCTACGGCCTGCACTTCACCCAGCCCCACATGGGCGCTCCCTATATGGGTGAGGAAGACCTGATCAATGCCACCTATGCTCTGGTCCTTCAGGCGCCGAAGCGAAACCTGCATCTGACCGGCGCGCACTTCAGCGGCCGCTGA
- a CDS encoding C39 family peptidase, with protein MKALVALTAALLVIPSLAAEEDEKKEKVSLDEMLFDESFWGKSLEDIKGPEPEKDADKEKLREELKKKGIEMGKGRVEGFAWLSGAKDGLRASPKQFKLLGKDVGEVVIRAREGKPIEATVSVFNRGDDGEIPFSAFDTRMKEWKALLDEKTGARSEERTGKGAVALQGWMWKKGDTAFLLEGSVNRSEKRAEFIRLRFASVAAAKNAPTKMARRGTFADNVKKDDKGFTYVEGIPMVDQGEKGYCVVASIERVARYFGAEMDQHEMAQLANTGDHGTSGDDMEKAFKRVTGKIHLRTLPLVEYDNRKIERDLRSYNSAAKKAGVKTFDIDTDYYYVDPRQFWFNAHKETFRDMKRTQPGYALFSRKIKEYVDQGIPLCWTLYLGMFKEEGLPQTYGGHMRLIFGYNPATEELYYTDSWGEGHEKKKMRMDEAYCMTMALYSMVPNK; from the coding sequence ATGAAAGCCCTAGTAGCCCTTACCGCTGCTCTTCTCGTTATCCCGAGCCTCGCGGCCGAGGAGGATGAGAAGAAGGAAAAGGTTTCCCTCGATGAAATGCTTTTCGACGAATCCTTCTGGGGCAAGTCCCTGGAAGATATCAAAGGTCCCGAGCCTGAGAAGGATGCCGATAAGGAGAAGCTCCGCGAGGAACTCAAGAAGAAGGGCATCGAGATGGGCAAGGGCCGGGTGGAAGGTTTTGCATGGCTTTCCGGAGCAAAGGATGGCCTGCGCGCCAGCCCGAAACAATTCAAGCTGCTTGGCAAAGATGTGGGCGAGGTCGTGATCCGCGCCCGTGAAGGCAAGCCGATCGAAGCAACGGTTTCGGTCTTCAATCGTGGCGACGACGGTGAGATTCCGTTCTCCGCTTTCGACACGCGGATGAAGGAGTGGAAGGCCCTGCTGGATGAGAAAACGGGTGCCCGCTCCGAAGAACGCACCGGCAAGGGTGCCGTGGCACTGCAAGGCTGGATGTGGAAGAAGGGCGATACCGCCTTCCTGCTGGAAGGCAGCGTGAACCGCTCCGAGAAGCGCGCCGAATTCATCCGTTTGCGCTTCGCATCCGTCGCCGCAGCCAAGAATGCGCCTACCAAGATGGCCCGCCGCGGAACCTTCGCGGATAACGTGAAAAAAGACGACAAGGGCTTCACCTACGTGGAAGGCATCCCGATGGTGGATCAGGGTGAGAAGGGCTACTGCGTGGTGGCCTCGATCGAGCGCGTGGCACGCTACTTCGGTGCTGAAATGGACCAGCACGAAATGGCCCAGCTCGCGAATACCGGCGATCACGGCACCAGCGGTGACGACATGGAGAAGGCTTTCAAGCGCGTCACCGGCAAGATTCACCTCCGCACTCTCCCGCTGGTCGAATACGACAACCGCAAGATTGAGCGCGATCTCCGCAGCTACAACAGCGCGGCGAAGAAGGCCGGTGTGAAAACCTTCGATATCGATACGGACTATTACTACGTCGATCCACGCCAGTTCTGGTTCAACGCGCACAAGGAGACCTTCCGCGACATGAAGCGCACGCAGCCCGGCTACGCGCTCTTCAGCCGCAAGATCAAGGAATACGTCGACCAAGGCATCCCGCTTTGCTGGACCCTCTATCTCGGCATGTTCAAGGAGGAAGGCCTTCCGCAGACCTATGGCGGTCACATGCGCCTCATCTTCGGCTACAATCCCGCCACCGAGGAGCTCTACTACACCGACTCGTGGGGCGAAGGCCACGAGAAGAAGAAGATGCGCATGGACGAGGCCTACTGCATGACCATGGCGCTCTACTCGATGGTGCCGAACAAGTAA
- a CDS encoding M16 family metallopeptidase translates to MTLILDPDPAVPVVSAQLWVETGSLHEGAILGSGVSHFLEHMVFKGGGEFGADELATVVQAAGGHWNAYTTFDRTVYYIDGPASGLETFLKVLAAMVFAPAIPEEEFEKEKDVIRREIDMGLDDPDDVASRLMFSTAFAADPRRHPVIGHRALFDAIRYEDLTGYHRSRYTPDRCCLCIAGDFDAEVMRESIQALFGKFARGTGAEPVVPQDGVQLGPRRGRASFAVPASRISLAWKIPPLGHPDVPAYDLAAAVLGRGRSARLYRRLREERELALEISAWSWSQAGRDGLFAVSAEVEPEKRDELVGAILRELADFPSSVLDDELAKARRQIAASQFKTLTSVSGRATDLASNWHEARDLDFTRRYLAALNATTAADVRRAMARLTEDQLTLTTLDPEDAPPSASLRPNVRQRPEPECVTLPNGAVIALLPDHRVPVFAAQVAVRAGLVSEIPENAGLNTLLASTLPQGTIRRSAAELAGLLESHGATLGAASGNNALLAQLSGLSPDLSTLLPLFSEVLAEPAFHGDSIQREKASQMASLRESLEDPLSTAFRLARHHLFDGSGYGLPSLGSEESLTKLDRFALSAHHSRHFQGSNLVLALAGDFDPGHAREVLAEGIGRLPEGTPWIPPAVATTGDFEIEAFLPKKQAVLTLAYPGCSALAPERFALRMIQEWCSDMAGPLFTRIREDLGLAYQVGATQFHGHDTGFFGFYMATDPSQVDLAQRELSSEIAKIAEQGIPEEAFERVRATVLSSLAIGMQSPASIARLSAIDVLFGLGVTHHRELAGIFQALTPGEVKAAAGSLLGSTPVVVRVLPREATH, encoded by the coding sequence TTGACGCTCATTCTGGATCCGGATCCGGCGGTGCCGGTGGTGAGCGCCCAGCTGTGGGTGGAGACCGGGAGCCTGCACGAGGGTGCGATCCTTGGCTCCGGGGTTTCCCACTTCCTGGAGCACATGGTTTTCAAGGGCGGTGGCGAGTTCGGCGCGGACGAGCTGGCCACCGTGGTGCAGGCCGCGGGGGGGCACTGGAATGCCTACACCACCTTCGATCGCACGGTTTACTACATCGATGGTCCGGCCAGCGGCTTGGAAACCTTCCTGAAGGTGCTGGCCGCGATGGTTTTCGCACCGGCGATCCCGGAAGAGGAGTTCGAGAAGGAGAAGGATGTGATCCGCCGCGAGATCGACATGGGCTTGGATGACCCGGACGACGTGGCCAGCCGCCTGATGTTCTCCACCGCCTTCGCGGCAGACCCGCGGCGTCACCCGGTGATCGGGCACCGCGCGCTCTTCGATGCGATCCGTTACGAGGATCTGACCGGCTATCACCGCAGCCGCTACACCCCCGACCGTTGCTGCCTGTGCATAGCCGGCGACTTTGACGCCGAGGTGATGCGGGAGTCCATCCAAGCGCTCTTCGGCAAGTTCGCGCGTGGCACAGGCGCGGAGCCGGTGGTACCGCAGGACGGGGTCCAGCTCGGACCGCGCCGCGGGCGGGCAAGCTTCGCCGTGCCCGCCAGCCGGATCAGCCTCGCGTGGAAAATCCCACCGCTGGGCCATCCCGATGTGCCGGCCTACGACCTAGCAGCCGCAGTGCTAGGCCGCGGCCGCTCGGCACGGCTCTACCGCCGCCTTCGCGAAGAGCGCGAACTGGCACTCGAGATCTCGGCCTGGTCATGGAGCCAGGCGGGCCGCGACGGACTCTTCGCCGTTTCTGCCGAGGTCGAGCCGGAGAAGCGCGACGAACTGGTCGGCGCCATCCTGCGGGAGCTGGCCGACTTTCCTTCGAGCGTGCTGGATGACGAACTGGCCAAGGCGCGACGCCAGATCGCCGCGAGCCAGTTCAAAACCCTGACCAGCGTGTCCGGCCGGGCAACCGACCTGGCCTCGAACTGGCACGAGGCGCGAGATCTCGACTTTACCCGTCGCTATCTGGCAGCGCTGAACGCCACCACTGCGGCCGATGTGCGCCGGGCGATGGCAAGACTGACCGAAGATCAGCTCACGCTCACGACCCTCGATCCCGAGGATGCTCCCCCTTCGGCCTCGCTGCGTCCGAATGTCCGCCAGCGCCCCGAACCCGAGTGCGTCACGCTCCCGAACGGAGCCGTCATCGCACTGCTGCCGGACCACCGTGTGCCGGTCTTCGCCGCGCAGGTGGCCGTGAGAGCTGGCTTGGTTTCAGAGATCCCTGAGAACGCCGGGCTGAACACCCTACTGGCATCGACCCTGCCTCAGGGTACCATCCGCCGTAGCGCGGCGGAGCTGGCGGGACTGCTCGAATCTCACGGAGCAACGCTCGGTGCGGCCTCCGGCAACAATGCCTTGCTGGCCCAGTTGTCCGGCCTCTCGCCGGACCTCTCCACCCTGCTGCCGCTCTTCTCGGAAGTGCTAGCCGAGCCCGCCTTCCATGGCGATTCGATCCAGCGCGAAAAAGCCAGCCAGATGGCATCGCTCCGCGAGTCCTTGGAAGATCCGCTTTCCACCGCGTTCCGCCTCGCTCGTCATCATCTCTTCGATGGCAGCGGTTATGGACTGCCCAGCTTGGGCAGCGAGGAATCCCTCACGAAGCTCGATCGCTTTGCGCTCTCCGCCCATCACTCCCGTCACTTCCAAGGCAGCAATCTCGTGCTCGCCTTGGCTGGAGACTTCGATCCCGGTCACGCCCGCGAGGTTTTGGCCGAAGGGATCGGACGGCTTCCGGAAGGCACGCCATGGATCCCACCGGCCGTCGCGACGACCGGAGATTTCGAAATCGAAGCCTTCCTGCCGAAGAAGCAGGCGGTCCTGACCCTCGCCTATCCTGGCTGCTCGGCGCTGGCACCGGAGCGCTTCGCGCTACGGATGATCCAGGAGTGGTGCTCCGACATGGCCGGCCCGCTCTTCACCCGGATCCGCGAGGATCTCGGCTTGGCCTACCAAGTCGGCGCGACCCAGTTCCATGGCCACGATACCGGCTTCTTCGGCTTCTACATGGCGACCGATCCTTCGCAGGTGGATCTGGCCCAGCGGGAGCTTTCTTCGGAGATCGCCAAGATCGCCGAGCAGGGCATTCCGGAGGAAGCCTTCGAGCGCGTGCGTGCGACGGTGCTCTCCAGCCTGGCCATCGGGATGCAGTCGCCCGCATCCATCGCCCGACTCTCCGCCATCGACGTTCTCTTCGGACTCGGAGTGACGCATCACCGCGAACTCGCCGGGATCTTCCAAGCGCTCACACCCGGTGAAGTGAAAGCAGCGGCGGGCTCGCTGCTGGGCAGCACTCCTGTCGTGGTGCGCGTCCTGCCACGGGAAGCGACACATTGA
- a CDS encoding YifB family Mg chelatase-like AAA ATPase, with the protein MITRLYSAALRGVDALEVEVEVSVRGSEKPLVIVVGLPDAAVRESSQRVISAISASALYLADGTKTVNLAPADLKKEGPSFDLPIALAMASASENVPLAADDCCIVGELALDGAVRPVKGALAIALEAKARGRTRVLVPEANAAEAAIVEGVQVFGIRNLHQAWRFLRAEEEIQPFQMDRRAFFDSHRSYEVDFDEVKGQHHVKRALEIAAAGNHNMLMVGPPGTGKSMLAKRMATIMPDMTEDEAIETTKIHSVTGMLDAKRAFLTTRPFRSPHHTISDAGLLGGGSNPGPGEVSLAHHGVLFLDELPEFRRSTLEVMRQPLEDGNVTISRAAGSLTFPARFLLVCALNPCPQGFPLGGQAE; encoded by the coding sequence ATGATTACCCGTCTCTATTCCGCCGCCCTGCGGGGAGTTGATGCCCTCGAGGTCGAGGTGGAGGTCAGCGTCCGTGGCTCGGAGAAGCCTCTAGTGATCGTGGTCGGCCTCCCCGACGCCGCCGTGCGCGAGTCCTCGCAACGGGTAATCTCCGCGATCAGCGCCTCGGCTCTCTATCTTGCCGATGGCACGAAGACGGTGAATCTGGCGCCGGCCGATCTGAAGAAGGAGGGGCCTTCTTTCGATCTGCCGATCGCGCTGGCCATGGCCTCGGCCAGCGAGAACGTGCCCTTGGCGGCGGATGACTGCTGCATCGTCGGTGAGCTAGCTTTGGATGGTGCCGTGAGACCGGTGAAGGGAGCCCTTGCCATCGCTTTGGAAGCGAAGGCTCGCGGCCGCACGCGCGTGCTGGTTCCGGAGGCCAATGCCGCGGAGGCGGCGATCGTGGAAGGGGTCCAGGTTTTCGGTATCCGCAACTTGCACCAAGCGTGGCGCTTCCTTCGTGCGGAGGAAGAGATCCAGCCCTTCCAGATGGATCGCCGCGCTTTCTTTGATTCTCATCGCAGCTACGAGGTGGACTTCGACGAGGTGAAGGGCCAACACCACGTGAAGCGCGCCTTGGAGATCGCGGCGGCGGGCAATCACAACATGCTCATGGTCGGGCCGCCTGGCACCGGCAAATCCATGCTGGCGAAGCGGATGGCCACGATCATGCCCGACATGACCGAGGACGAGGCGATCGAGACGACGAAGATCCACTCGGTGACCGGGATGCTCGATGCGAAGCGCGCTTTCCTCACCACCCGGCCTTTCCGTTCGCCACACCATACCATCTCGGACGCCGGTCTGTTAGGCGGCGGCTCGAATCCCGGGCCGGGAGAAGTCTCGCTCGCCCACCATGGCGTCTTGTTTCTCGATGAGCTTCCGGAGTTCCGCCGCAGTACCTTGGAGGTGATGCGCCAGCCTTTGGAGGATGGCAACGTGACGATCTCCCGCGCTGCGGGCTCGCTGACCTTTCCGGCGCGTTTCCTTTTGGTTTGTGCGCTGAACCCCTGTCCGCAGGGATTTCCTTTGGGGGGACAGGCAGAATGA